In Chiloscyllium plagiosum isolate BGI_BamShark_2017 unplaced genomic scaffold, ASM401019v2 scaf_5790, whole genome shotgun sequence, the genomic stretch TCCATCTACCTTTTCCATGGAAATGATCAAATTCAAATAAAAACTTTTTTTATTGCCGATTTCAGCACTTTAAAATTTTGAACATTAGAGGAACTTTTCAAAAcaagataaacaaaaaaaaggtacCCTGCCTCTGTTACTTACTGGTATTGAAGTTTGACTTGGTCATTTTCAGGATTGCAGTACAGTCTTTCTAAATGTTCTTGTGCATCGTCAGACAGGGCCTGCCAAGTCTGAGTTCCTATATTTCTCAGCTGCCAGTGATAAGGTAGAACTGTGTGATGTTTCAGACAGTCATTCCCATAAACACAAATCCCCTGCAAAAATTCATCACATATCTCTATTCCATCTTCCTGATGGGTGTGATACTGTAACTGAGTCAAAAGATCAAAGACAAGGTCAATGGATGCCTCCTCGCTCTTATCCTGAAAAATGCCAGTCTTTACATCTTTCTCGGCCTTCACATTGGGCAGTAGGTCGTGAGAGGGGGAGCTCTGACAGAAGTTGTTGACATGCGGCTGGGCTGTGTTGTTACAGCGCTCCGTGGTGATAGCATCTTGGGCGGAATAGCAAGTTGGGTTCTGGAACAGCAAGTTTGCAGCCGTGGAGATAATAGCTGATGCTTCTGTGGCAAAGGATCGATCAGCTGGGAGCCCAGTTTCCTGGCCATCGTGTTCCAGTGGCGGCAGCGGCTGCATCTGGCCAGGACTTCCCGCAGATGGCATCAGTGTGGAAACATCATTTCCTGACATCGGGCACGCTCGAGTTTCCTTCGAATCCTTTTTCAAAGGTTCAAACAAACCGGTCCGATTTTCCACACAGCTGCCGCACAGGAACACCCCGTCGCTCAGTTTGTCCGACCGTAACAAGCTGGTGAGGATTAACCCCAGCGCTCGGAGATTCCTCACCTCCAACTTCCTCTGCGCGTGTTTCTTCTTGAGGAAAGTATTGAGGAGCGGCGGCACTCTGCAGGAGAGGGGCAGCTCCGAGGGGCACGTCCCCACTGCCGCTCTGGAGCACTCCAGCTCAGGGAGAGGCAGCCTAGCGCCGGCCGGCCGTGAGCAACACACATGTAAACTCTTCTCCATACTGCGGTCACTGCCCACGACCCCGGACTCACTGACCTGCTGACAGAAAGACCCACAGTCATTCAACAAGTTtggcttttgttttaaattcccccctcctccttctcctcTCTCGATTAAAATGGTGTTCAGTTCAAATAAAGATTGGAATCTCTCAactcctcccctctctctctccccaggacctgttcccccacccccattcccctcaGGCACGTAGGGCGAGCTCCCAACAATGTTCAGGATAATTAATCTCAAACCTCGGACGTGCAGAATGGGATGTTCCCAGGAGCTGCGGGCGGGCGGGCACTGCTGAAGGGAGTTCGGGGCGGTTCAGGAATTGGGCGGTTACTCCAGTTCAGCAACTTCACGGCAAATCGCCCTGAACTTCCCCGCAACAAGAGCTTtattcagcaaaaacaaaactaaaccGACCCAACAGCTAATGAACCGCTGCTGGAAGTACGACTCGGTCGAGcgctgattaaatttaaaaacacaaacaATGTATGCAGCACACCGATTCTAAACACGTCCATCGACAGGAATCCCAGTCTGATTTTAGAAATGTTAAATATAAATGTTTAGCACCAATGATCGCAATGACCAGGAAGGGTGACAGACTTCAAATCTCCCCCAAACCCCGACAAAAATCCTCCGGCACTGCAGGGGTGTCTAATAACTCCAGGACTAGGGATTTTCCCACGAAGTTCACCTGAGCAGTTTGTTGGAAGTGACTGAGCTGAGTCCTACCTTGGCCCTCGACCAGttgagcgtcaggctggggggAGCTGGGAGACGCCGCCGGTGAGAGCATGGAGCGAGGGGCCGCTCACTTCGGCCTTGCAAATGGGAGTGAGGTCCGCCGCTCTCATCAGGCGCTGTGTTGGAGCGGGGAATGAGCTAGGCTCCACTTTAAGCAGAGCCAGGGAAGGACAGTGTTCACCTCCCGCTGCCGAGCTGCCGTCCCTTTAAGTAGCGACCGCGGGGTTTCGTCACTCGGAGGCTGGGCGGAGTCTCTCAGTGCCTGGTAAAGCTAAACCGTGCGGAGGACTTTCATCTCCAACTCTTGACTTAGCAGGAAATAGCACAAGCTGCTGCTTATTTATTCTGCCTCTAAGCTGTTGCTGCAAGTGTAAAACTGAACTATAAATAAAATGCGCTTTGACTCTTTTGTTTACActactgctttttttaaaaaaaagtttaataatGTTAGCACTTGCTCTCTGAGGAATGGCCCTATCTGCAACAGATAGAACGAAGCGGAGTTTACTTCGCACAAATTCAACTCCACCACAGTTCTCCGGTAGGTCCAGTGAAACGTGACAACACCCTTTATCTCCCCCCTCCCAACCCACTACCACTCAGATCGAGCTCAGGAAGCTAATCTGTTCTTCGCCGCGAAAGGGAAAGTTGTTCCTTGTAGCAATTGTTCGTGAAATAAGGACACTGTGGTCGATTTTAGAAGCGTGAGTTTTTCTTGTTATATGTTCGTCTCTGACCGCTACGCTGCGCTGGAGAAGGAACAGGTCAGTAGAATGTAGTGTGTCAATTGCAATCTCTTGAAATTGATTTGTCAATGCCGGTGTTGGCTGGgatgtacaaagctaaaaatcacacaacaccaggttatagtccaacaggtttaactggaagcactagctttcggagcgttgctccttcatcagatggttgtggagtaccaTCTTGAAATTGACATCTACCAGGAAAACGTGAAAAAACTTATTTCGTATTTATATTCCGCGGTAAAACATGCTCATTAAAGATAATACAAGATAAGTTAGCCGTGATTCAGGCGATGCAATTTTCGGCACAACGATCAGAGTCAGGACCACCTTTTCTCCGTAGATAAACCTGTACTTGAGTATACGGAACAAGGTTAATGGTTAAGAGGACTGTAAGGCACAACATGAAAATATAGAGCAGTAAATGCGGGCAGATAGAAATCAGGAAAAGTTTAATGCCGACAATTATAAGAAAAGATAAATAGTGCGAGTTTAAAAACGATGAACTTAGATCCACATAAATCTTATAAACAGCAAAGCTATAAATTTTAGCAAAGCTGTAAAAACATAAGCACTTGTAAGCCTAATTTTTTATAAAGACACGTTGAAAATACAGGACAAAGAGTGCAAACGAGACATTAAAATGATTCCTGCAATGAGAAAAGGTTAGAAATAATGAAGTCCTTGATAGAGTATAAACGGTTAACTGATCTAATCGAGACCTTCAAATTAAAGGGGATTTATAATGCAAACACAATAACAATTTTCACTCATCAGTCAGTCAATAAATAGAATATATAAATGTAAGATCATCACCAACAGTATCGAGAGATCATGGGAATGAGCAAATAGCCCTTTCAGAGTGCTGGCACAGGTACAATTATTCAAATGGCCCTTTCTATGCCAGAAAAATGTGTGATTCTGTCATCCCAAGATCAGTGAACTAACTAATGTTCTAATATCTCATGCCAATCTAATCAATTCAGTGGTCTTCACAGAATTATGGCCAAGACATCAGTTCCACACCCAACATTGGTGGCAATTCACCAAAGTGCTGCCTCTGTGCATCAATATCCTGAGGCCCAATCAACATTCAGCCTTGGTCCTCATTTGCATTTACAATTGAGGGTGTAAGTTtgggctgagctgggaggtttgttCTCAGAGATTTTGTCATCATGCTTGGTAAtgttatcagtgagcctctggtgaagcactggtgttctgtcctgctttctatttgtctgCCTTGGTCTGTTACggtggatgatatcatttccggttctttttctcaaaggctggtaaatggggtccaaatcaatgtgtttattgatcgagttccggtttgaatgccaggcctctagaaattcctgtgtctgtctctgtttagcctgttctaGGATGAATGTTTTGTCCCAGTTGAAGAGGTGTTCTTCACGATCTGTGTGTacagatactagtgatagttggttatttcctgaagaagggcctgtgcccgaaacgtcgaatctcctgttaccctggatgctgcctgacctgctgtgctgttccagcaataaagtttcaactatgtcttttggtggctagttggtgctcatgtatcctggtggctagtttcctgcctgtctgtctgatgtagtgtttttgcgatccttgcagggtattttgtaaatgacatttgttttgctggtttttGGTACaaggtcctttaggttcatcagtagctgtttcagtgtgttgatgggtttgtggctACCAT encodes the following:
- the LOC122547259 gene encoding protein mono-ADP-ribosyltransferase TIPARP-like, which gives rise to MEKSLHVCCSRPAGARLPLPELECSRAAVGTCPSELPLSCRVPPLLNTFLKKKHAQRKLEVRNLRALGLILTSLLRSDKLSDGVFLCGSCVENRTGLFEPLKKDSKETRACPMSGNDVSTLMPSAGSPGQMQPLPPLEHDGQETGLPADRSFATEASAIISTAANLLFQNPTCYSAQDAITTERCNNTAQPHVNNFCQSSPSHDLLPNVKAEKDVKTGIFQDKSEEASIDLVFDLLTQLQYHTHQEDGIEICDEFLQGICVYGNDCLKHHTVLPYHWQLRNIGTQTWQALSDDAQEHLERLYCNPENDQVKLQYQGRVFSLDFNLMTVYDAEFNQVRRLSTVSLASSNSQFHTVWKYYCREHFGWREYSEAVVQCIEEASSRGMSEICFVMQQNRYILNLMEGFQQNAVFGTRQRITRRPMFRSRVLLLPCLQ